From Huiozyma naganishii CBS 8797 chromosome 11, complete genome, a single genomic window includes:
- the SAY1 gene encoding steryl deacetylase (similar to Saccharomyces cerevisiae YGR263C; ancestral locus Anc_5.42) codes for MCTSSALFILRIIVLLPIRLIQGGIKTFRLGALSGNILVRVFMREALLLCDKTTFKDVLNPLFDMCLSICLGKKSFEVVSYPFKDLQTEALASQTANISTKFYWYCKPDNFDPETDPLIIFSHGGGFAIKAVPTSLFFFRNLSRLYPRTSIVMHDYTVTDMDHDSVRHPRQLLETVALYLHFSTILHYKNITMIGESAGGHLVLSLLHYLETRHLHLPRKVVAVSPWCNPNVCDPEERRKAPCNGSLDSLSFKGLDKFTALLKPSDPIYNADPLLNLETNFTPDTWNAVLKQTQIMVTYGRQEVLKFQIEKFVSKLAQLPSAPANLTVYEDGNGGHIEPFLNFQRNETVWSMQPNIASILKFLEQGP; via the coding sequence ATGTGTACATCCAGTGCCCTTTTTATACTGAGGATTATTGTATTGTTGCCGATTCGTCTTATTCAAGGCGGAATCAAGACCTTTCGACTGGGGGCATTGAGTGGTAATATCCTGGTTCGAGTGTTCATGAGGGAAGCATTGCTGTTATGCGATAAAACAACCTTCAAGGATGTCTTAAATCCTTTATTTGACATGTGTTTAAGCATATGTTTAGGCAAAAAAAGCTTTGAAGTTGTCTCTTACCCATTCAAAGATTTACAAACAGAGGCATTGGCATCTCAAACAGCAAATATCTCAACCAAATTTTACTGGTATTGTAAGCCAGACAACTTCGACCCAGAAACAGATCCCTTGATAATATTCTCTCATGGTGGTGGGTTTGCCATCAAGGCAGTTCCTACCTCattgttcttcttcaggAATTTGTCTCGACTATACCCGCGGACAAGTATAGTGATGCATGACTATACGGTTACTGACATGGACCATGATTCTGTGAGGCATCCAAGACAACTACTAGAAACAGTTGCGCTATATCTACACTTTTCTACGATATTACACTACAAGAATATTACCATGATAGGCGAATCTGCTGGCGGCCACCTCGTATTGTCTCTCTTGCATTATTTGGAGACAAGACATTTACACCTTCCTCGTAAAGTTGTCGCGGTCAGCCCCTGGTGCAACCCAAATGTATGCGACCCTGAAGAGAGACGCAAAGCTCCCTGTAATGGATCACTGGACTCACTTTCATTCAAAGGGTTGGACAAATTCACTGCGCTGCTGAAACCGAGCGACCCAATATACAATGCGGATCCACTGTTGAATCTCGAAACAAATTTCACTCCGGATACCTGGAATGCGGTGTTGAAACAGACACAAATCATGGTGACATACGGAAGGCAGGAAGTTCTAAAGTTCCAAATCGAAAAGTTTGTCTCCAAACTTGCCCAGCTTCCGTCTGCTCCAGCTAACCTTACAGTCTATGAGGATGGCAATGGCGGACACATCGAGCCCTTCCTCAATTTCCAAAGAAATGAAACAGTTTGGTCAATGCAACCAAACATTGCGTCCATTCTAAAATTCCTAGAACAGGGACCCTAA